One Paramisgurnus dabryanus chromosome 8, PD_genome_1.1, whole genome shotgun sequence DNA window includes the following coding sequences:
- the picalmb gene encoding phosphatidylinositol binding clathrin assembly protein b isoform X9, whose protein sequence is MSVNGLQVLVDCQSHLIHCTNEMNVNIPQLADSLFERTTNTSWVVVFKSLITTHHLMVYGNERFIQYLASRNTLFNLSNFLDKSGLQGYDMSTFIRRYSRYLNEKAVSYRQVAFDFTKVKRGVDGVMRTMNTEKLLKTIPIIQNQMDALLDFNVNANELTNGVINAAFMLLFKDSIRLFAAYNEGIINLLEKYFDMKKVQCKEGLDIYKKFLTRMTRISEFLKVAEQVGIDRGDIPDLSQFTVCAPSSLLDALEQHLASLEGKKVKDSTAASRASTLSNAVSSLANTGMSFTKVDEREKQAALEEEQARLKALKEQRLKELSKRPSFGTTDTSPVSTTTASISTASAIDLFSTPSCSNGALKTESDLFDLQTNFHPGAQPGPSVATAWGDPFSSSEAVDDSIPNLNPFLTKLVVDGAHLPVMSSDGVSYSSRTSGHEIFGDQYNPFIDSSSSVSASNKRTVRIEHLISDSFGQPSMAQHLPNPSPFLSEPSNVAGLFRGYGAPQIPQSSGELRVDFESVFGTKAASSNSLDADAGILKPTVAGSSQSSNQHPEKLVSDDLDSSLANLVGNLGIGNGTTKNDIHWNQPGEKKLTGGMNWQPKNAPSTTWNPVSMPSSIMAFPATTPTGMMGYGMPPQLPSMMTQPTMMYTQPVMRPSNPFGAVSSAQPSTASSPCSQSPLRAPGQDPFAQLSLKDFL, encoded by the exons ATGTCAGTGAATGGTTTGCAAGTTCTGGTAGACTGCCAGTCTC ATCTGATCCATTGTACCAATGAGATGAATGTGAACATTCCTCAGCTGGCAGACTCTCTGTTTGAGAGGACCACCAACACCAGCTGGGTCGTCGTCTTCAAGTCTCTCATCACCACACATCACCTCATGGTGTATGGGAATGAG CGATTTATTCAGTATTTGGCCTCCAGGAACACACTATTCAATCTAAGTAATTTCTTGGACAAAAGTGGCCTGCAAG GTTATGATATGTCCACATTCATACGGCGGTACAGTCGATACCTGAATGAAAAGGCCGTTTCATACCGACAGGTGGCATTTGACTTCACAAAAGTGAAGCGTGG TGTGGATGGAGTGATGAGAACCATGAACACAGAGAAGCTTCTTAAAACCATCCCTATTATACAGAACCAGATGGACGCGCTTCTTGATTTTAAT GTCAATGCCAATGAGCTTACCAATGGGGTTATCAATGCCGCATTCATGCTTCTCTTTAAAGACTCGATTCGACTTTTTGCTGCTTACAATGAGGGAATAATAAACTTACTAG AAAAGTATTTTGATATGAAGAAAGTTCAATGCAAAGAAGGCCTGGACATCTACAAAAAATTCCTCACCCGAATGACCCGGATTTCGGAGTTTCTCAAAGTCGCAGAG CAAGTGGGAATTGATCGTGGGGACATACCAGACTTGTCCCAG tttacagtatgt GCCCCCAGCAGTCTTTTGGACGCCCTGGAGCAACACTTGGCTTCATTAGAAGGGAAAAAGGTGAAGGACTCCACTGCCGCCAGCAG GGCGAGCACACTCTCCAATGCTGTGTCATCTCTGGCCAACACTGGCATGTCTTTCACTAAAGTCGATGAAAGAGAAAAGCAGGCTGCTTTGGAGGAGGAGCAGGCACGATTGAAGGCTTTAAAG GAACAGAGGTTGAAGGAGCTCTCCAAGCGACCTTCATTCGGTACGACTGACACTTCTCCGGTCTCCACCACAACAGCGAGCATCAGCACGGCTTCTGCCATAGACCTGTTCTCCACACCCAGCTGCTCCAATGG TGCATTGAAGACGGAGAGTGACCTCTTCGACCTGCAAACCAACTTTCATCCGGGCGCACAGCCTGGACCCTCTGTGGCCACTGCTTGGGGAG ATCCTTTCTCTTCTTCTGAAGCTGTCGATGACTCCATTCCAAACCTAAACCCTTTCCTAACCAAACTTGTCGTTGACGGTGCTCATCTACCCGTTATGTCGTCAGATGGTGTTAGTTACTCTTCTAGGACGTCAGGTCATGAGATTTTTGGTG ATCAGTACAATCCCTTTATTGATTCAAGTTCATCTGTATCAGCCAGTAACAAACGCACTGTGCGGATAGAGCACTTAATCTCAG ACTCGTTCGGTCAGCCGTCTATGGCCCAGCATCTCCCAAACCCCTCTCCCTTCTTGTCTGAGCCCTCCAATGTAGCAGGCCTATTCAGAG GGTATGGAGCTCCACAGATCCCTCAGAGCTCAGGGGAGCTGCGGGTTGACTTTGAGTCTGTCTTTGGTACAAAAGCGGCTTCATCCAATAGCTTGGATGCAGATG CAGGGATTTTGAAGCCCACTGTGGCCGGTTCAAGTCAATCTTCCAATCAGCACCCAGAGAAGCTCGTGTCAGATGACCTGGATTCTTCCTTGGCCAACCTTGTTGGAA ATCTTGGAATTGGAAATGGTACCACTAAAAA tgatatcCACTGGAACCAACCAGGAGAGAAAAAATTAACAGGTGGAATGAACTGGCAACCCAAAAACGCTCCATCTACCACATGGAACCCTGTATCTATG CCATCATCTATCATGGCTTTCCCTGCTACAACACCTACTGGAATGATGGGTTATGGCATG cCTCCACAGCTGCCCTCCATGATGACCCAGCCCACCATGATGTACACACAACCGGTCATGAGGCCATCCAACCCTTTCGGAGCAGTGTCCAGTGCACAG CCCTCCACTGCCTCTAGCCCTTGCAGTCAGAGTCCTCTCAGAGCCCCAGGACAAGACCCCTTTGCACAGCTCTCTCTCAAGGATTTCTTGTAG